The following coding sequences lie in one Vidua chalybeata isolate OUT-0048 chromosome 16, bVidCha1 merged haplotype, whole genome shotgun sequence genomic window:
- the NDE1 gene encoding nuclear distribution protein nudE homolog 1 encodes MEDSEGHHFSSVEEETRYWKELAMKYKQCAENTQEELREFQEGSREYEAELETQLQQTESRNRDLLSENNRLRMELESVKEKIEMQHSEGYRQISALEDDLAQTRAIKEQLQKYIRELEQENDDLERAKRATIMSLEDFEQRLNQAIERNAFLESELDEKENLLESVQRLKDEARDLRQELAVQQKQEKPKTPMRAPLEAERTDTAVQASLSVPSTPAMRRTPISIPTPGTFRRGLEDSYGATPLTPAARISALNIVGDLLRKVGALESKLASCRNFVYDQSPNRPSVSMYMNRDVLETRLSPHQPLCDTGLVKRLEFGARPSHVPGPGSHPSQSVVKMLL; translated from the exons ATGGAAGACTCAGAAGGACATCACTTCAGCTCAGTGGAAGAGGAAACCAGATACTGGAAGGAGCTGGCTATGAAATACAAGCAGTG TGCTGAGAATACACAGGAGGAATTGCGTGAATTCCAAGAGGGGAGCCGAGAGTATGAGGCTGAACTGGAGACTCAGCTGCAGCAAACAGAGTCCAGGAACAGAGACCTTCTGTCAGAAAACAACCGCCTGCGGATGGAGCTGGAGTCAGTGAAG GAAAAGATTGAAATGCAGCATTCAGAAGGATACAGGCAAATCTCTGCGCTGGAAGATGACTTGGCACAGACAAGAGCTATTAAAGAGCAGCTTCAGAAATACATTCGAGAACTCGAGCAAGAAAACGATGACTTGGAAAGAGCAAAAAG AGCCACTATAATGTCCCTGGAGGATTTTGAACAGCGTTTAAACCAGGCTAttgaaagaaatgcttttctggaGAGTGAGCTGgatgagaaagaaaaccttCTGGAGTCTGTGCAGCGCCTGAAAGATGAAGCTAGAG ATCTACGACAAGAGcttgcagtgcagcagaaaCAGGAGAAACCCAAAACACCAATGAGAGCTCCCCTGGAAGCAGAAAGAACAGACACTGCAGTTCAGGCCTCCTTATCTGTGCCCTCAACACCTGCAATGCGCCGGACACCCATCAGCATTCCCACCCCTGGGACGTTTAGGCGAG GTCTTGAGGACAGTTATGGTGCAACCCCTCTCACACCAGCTGCAAGAATATCTGCACTCAATATCGTGGGAGACTTGCTGCGAAAAGTGGGG GCTTTGGAGTCCAAGCTTGCCTCTTGCCGAAACTTTGTGTATGACCAGTCTCCAAACAGACCTTCAGTGTCCATGTACATGAACAGAGATGTCCTTGAAACACGCCTGAGTCCTCATCAGCCTCTGTGTGATACAGG GTTGGTGAAACGGCTGGAGTTTGGAGCACGGCCTTCACATGTTCCAGGACCTGGGAGCCATCCCTCACAAAGTGTTGTCAAGATGCTGCTATGA